A window of the Deinococcus sp. KSM4-11 genome harbors these coding sequences:
- a CDS encoding TetR/AcrR family transcriptional regulator, translated as MTGHPATRERILDVAQHLVQQRGFSSVAYRDISTALGIRNASVHHHFPSKTDLGTALVQRYRAQIERLLTHLSATEPSPLGRLREYLTAYQGVIHEDGRICLCTQLIAEDCVLPATIQQELGAFFTFSEAWLTATLDEGRQQGDLQFAGSAADTALTFLATIEGAMLMARATRSPQRFHAVTQRALATLCAAPSRSH; from the coding sequence GTGACCGGTCACCCCGCTACCCGCGAGCGCATTCTGGACGTGGCGCAGCACCTCGTTCAGCAGCGCGGCTTCTCTTCCGTCGCGTACCGCGACATCAGCACCGCCCTGGGAATCCGCAACGCCAGCGTCCACCACCATTTCCCCAGCAAGACCGACCTGGGCACCGCCCTCGTCCAGCGGTACCGTGCCCAGATCGAGCGACTGCTGACGCACCTGAGCGCCACCGAACCCTCCCCGCTGGGCCGCCTCCGGGAGTACCTCACGGCGTACCAGGGTGTCATTCACGAGGACGGCCGCATCTGCCTGTGTACCCAGTTGATCGCGGAGGATTGCGTGTTGCCCGCGACCATCCAGCAGGAACTCGGGGCGTTTTTCACCTTCAGCGAGGCGTGGCTGACGGCGACCCTCGATGAAGGGCGTCAGCAGGGAGACCTGCAGTTTGCCGGTTCGGCTGCCGACACGGCCCTGACCTTTCTCGCCACCATAGAAGGAGCGATGCTGATGGCCCGCGCCACCCGCAGTCCACAGCGGTTCCACGCTGTCACCCAGCGCGCCCTGGCCACGCTCTGCGCCGCCCCTTCCCGGAGTCATTGA